One genomic region from Paramormyrops kingsleyae isolate MSU_618 chromosome 24, PKINGS_0.4, whole genome shotgun sequence encodes:
- the LOC140582420 gene encoding nicotinamide/nicotinic acid mononucleotide adenylyltransferase 1-like yields LVEPLIRLFLLTLSVSCKTVPAPLPSPNTIHPSSQKVPKKTNVVLLSCGSYNPVTNMHLRMFELAREHLQIKGHYEVVKGIISPVGDGYNEKGLIEASHRVEMAKLAVENHSWIEVDSWESRQAEWLETVKVLRHHRQELLSQELDWHNEGLHTLRYHKLVEFSFSYPLPSELSMSMSVDASCLRDGPRLMLLCGADMLNSFVVPGLWKPEHIEEIIKNFGLVCLTDDGSDLEAIIQGSDDLRPHFHNIHMVCESTVKESSADIPRMLQCGQTVQNLLPQPVLSYIRQRRLYTAENEQRNADVMSAPLQKHAGKYD; encoded by the exons CTCGTAGAGCCGCTAATCCGCCTGTTTCTCCTCACCCTGTCCGTCTCTTGCAAAACTGTGCCTGCCCCTCTCCCCTCTCCGAACACAATCCACCCCTCCTCTCAAAAA GTACCAAAGAAAACCAATGTGGTGCTGCTGTCTTGTGGCTCCTACAACCCAGTCACAAACATGCACTTGCGCATGTTTGAACTGGCACGTGAGCACCTGCAGATCAAAG GACATTATGAAGTTGTGAAGGGGATCATATCACCAGTGGGCGATGGCTACAACGAGAAGGGCCTGATCGAGGCCAGCCATCGGGTGGAAATGGCCAAGCTGGCGGTAGAAAACCACAGCTGGATTGAGGTGGACAGCTGGGAGAGCAGGCAGGCCGAATGGCTGGAGACAGTCAAAGTGCTAAG GCATCACCGGCAGGAACTGCTCTCCCAGGAACTAGACTGGCATAACGAAGGACTACACACTCTCCGCT ATCACAAGCTGGTGGAATTTAGTTTCAGTTATCCACTGCCAAGTGAATTATCCATGTCTATGTCTGTCGATGCTTCCTGTCTTCGTGACGGGCCGCGGTTGATGCTTCTCTGTGGTGCTGACATGCTGAACTCCTTTGTGGTGCCGGGGCTGTGGAAGCCCGAGCACATCGAGGAGATCATCAAAAACTTTGGACTGGTGTGCCTCACCGACGATGGATCCGACCTGGAGGCCATTATTCAGGGCTCCGACGACCTCCGGCCACATTTCCACAACATCCACATGGTGTGCGAGTCGACGGTCAAGGAGTCGAGCGCAGACATCCCCCGCATGCTGCAGTGTGGTCAGACTGTGCAGAACCTGCTACCTCAACCGGTCCTCAGCTACATCCGGCAGCGGCGCCTCTACACCGCTGAGAATGAGCAGAGGAACGCAGATGTTATGTCGGCTCCTCTGCAGAAACATGCAGGGAAGTATGACTGA
- the LOC140582244 gene encoding nicotinamide/nicotinic acid mononucleotide adenylyltransferase 1-like, whose translation MAGDILQKDDKPIACFRDLKPGDVVLARWSDNKFYSATVDYIGTADKTVDAKKGTRKDIKTKDAAAERFYNLPSLPQVPKKTNVVLLSCGSYNPVTNMHLRMFELAREHLQIKGHYEVVKGIISPVGDGYNEKGLIEASHRVEMAKLAVENHSWIEVDSWESRQAEWLETVKVLRHHRQELLSQELDWHNEGLHTLRYHKLVEFSFSYPLPSELSMCMSVDASCLRDGPRLMLLCGADMLNSFVVPGLWKLEHIEEIIKNFGLVCITDDGSDLEAIIQGSDDLRPHFHNIHMVCESTVKESSADIPRMLQCGQTVQNLLPQPVLSYIRQRRLYTAENEQRNADVMSAPLQKHAGKYD comes from the exons atggccg GTGATATATTACAGAAAGATGATAAACCCATTGCTTGCTTCAGAGATCTGAAGCCAGGAGATGTAGTACTGGCAAGATGGTCTGACAACAAGTTCTACAGTGCCACAGTGGACTATATTGGAACAGCTGACAAGACGGTGGATGCTAAGAAGGGCACAAGGAAGgacataaaaacaaaagatgCTGCTGCTGAGAGATTCTACAACCTCCCATCACTGCCTCAG GTACCAAAGAAAACCAATGTGGTGCTGCTGTCTTGTGGCTCCTACAACCCAGTCACAAACATGCACTTGCGCATGTTTGAACTGGCACGTGAGCACCTGCAGATCAAAG GACATTATGAAGTTGTGAAGGGGATCATATCACCAGTGGGCGATGGCTACAACGAGAAGGGCCTGATCGAGGCCAGCCATCGGGTGGAAATGGCCAAGCTGGCGGTAGAGAACCACAGCTGGATTGAGGTGGACAGCTGGGAGAGCAGGCAGGCCGAATGGCTGGAGACAGTCAAAGTGCTAAG GCATCACCGGCAGGAACTGCTCTCCCAGGAACTAGACTGGCATAACGAAGGACTACACACTCTCCGCT ATCACAAGCTGGTGGAATTTAGTTTTAGTTATCCACTGCCAAGTGAATTATCCATGTGTATGTCTGTCGATGCTTCCTGTCTTCGTGACGGGCCACGGTTGATGCTTCTCTGTGGTGCTGACATGCTGAACTCCTTTGTGGTGCCGGGGCTGTGGAAGCTCGAGCACATCGAGGAGATCATCAAAAACTTTGGACTGGTGTGCATCACCGACGATGGATCCGACCTGGAGGCCATTATTCAGGGCTCCGACGACCTCCGGCCACATTTCCACAACATCCACATGGTGTGCGAGTCGACGGTCAAGGAGTCGAGCGCAGACATCCCCCGCATGCTGCAGTGTGGTCAGACTGTGCAGAACCTGCTACCTCAACCGGTCCTCAGCTACATCCGGCAGCGGCGCCTCTACACCGCTGAGAATGAGCAGAGGAACGCAGATGTTATGTCGGCTCCTCTGCAGAAACATGCAGGGAAGTATGACTGA